The following proteins are co-located in the Terriglobia bacterium genome:
- a CDS encoding HAMP domain-containing histidine kinase, with amino-acid sequence MNRPFRYNATTVAIAMGLIAVSTAVLSYFSYVQWGVGKENLVDTNLVQSNMRLASQCVDRIEQKIITNDGILSEMVDVDDPSTWETTAESIKRGDFNVDHVFIFRLDKDIPVFPHYTNEIKNSWGAVCASYKELNRRQLVANQTNHLHKERSDNYFFASYVLKEDRRGEQYLVFFQMNIDKTLALADRYVRDLQAVFYVSIVDFDNNGVYSQPIPRSKYFFEMRFPTTLYKWLLQVVPRNYTEMERNARNQRRANLFLIILSMSLIFCSLAIIYVAGRKERQLTQLKEDFISNVSHELKTPLSLIRMFSEILVTGRVKSDAVKQEYYGIIHSESDRMGRLIANLLDFARLERERHSLHFERTNIAQLVIKELEAFRYQIQKEGFELVTRVNNNVPDTLADPNAISMAFFNLLDNAVKYSGERKQVTVSVSQSNGSVDLAVKDEGLGIPEAERQRIFEKFFRGSSASVKRIRGSGIGLSLTKQVAEMHGGEIRVESEVGRGSTFTMRIPIREEPLPALKGKSSKTEL; translated from the coding sequence ATGAACAGGCCGTTCCGCTACAACGCCACCACTGTGGCTATTGCGATGGGTCTCATCGCGGTCTCGACTGCCGTGTTGAGCTACTTCAGCTATGTCCAATGGGGTGTGGGGAAGGAGAATCTGGTCGATACCAACCTGGTGCAGAGCAACATGAGGCTCGCGAGCCAGTGCGTGGATCGAATCGAGCAGAAGATCATCACCAACGACGGGATCCTCTCCGAGATGGTGGATGTGGATGATCCATCCACCTGGGAAACAACCGCCGAGAGCATCAAGAGAGGCGATTTCAACGTCGACCACGTTTTCATTTTCCGGCTCGACAAGGATATTCCTGTGTTTCCGCACTATACCAATGAGATCAAGAACTCGTGGGGAGCCGTATGTGCCAGCTATAAGGAGCTCAACCGGAGGCAACTGGTCGCCAACCAAACCAACCACCTGCACAAGGAACGCAGCGATAACTATTTCTTCGCTTCCTACGTGCTCAAAGAAGATCGTCGGGGCGAACAGTACCTCGTTTTTTTCCAGATGAACATCGACAAGACCCTAGCATTGGCGGACAGGTACGTGCGCGATCTCCAAGCCGTCTTCTATGTGAGCATCGTGGACTTCGACAACAACGGCGTATATTCACAGCCGATTCCGCGGAGCAAATACTTTTTCGAAATGCGCTTCCCGACCACACTTTATAAATGGCTCCTTCAGGTCGTGCCGCGCAATTATACAGAAATGGAACGGAATGCACGGAACCAGCGCCGTGCCAACCTGTTCCTTATCATCCTGAGCATGTCTCTCATTTTCTGCAGCCTGGCCATCATATATGTGGCCGGCAGAAAGGAGCGCCAGCTGACCCAGCTCAAGGAGGACTTCATCAGCAACGTCAGCCACGAGCTGAAGACGCCCCTGTCGCTCATTCGCATGTTCAGCGAGATCCTGGTCACCGGCCGTGTGAAAAGCGACGCGGTCAAGCAGGAATACTATGGCATCATTCACAGCGAAAGCGACCGCATGGGTCGTCTGATCGCCAATCTGCTGGATTTTGCCCGCCTGGAACGGGAACGGCACAGCCTGCATTTCGAGAGGACTAACATCGCGCAGTTGGTGATCAAGGAGCTGGAAGCCTTCCGATACCAAATTCAGAAGGAGGGCTTCGAACTGGTTACCCGTGTGAACAACAACGTCCCGGATACCTTGGCCGATCCCAATGCCATCAGCATGGCTTTTTTCAACCTTCTCGACAACGCGGTGAAGTATTCCGGCGAACGCAAACAGGTCACAGTGAGCGTCAGCCAGAGCAACGGATCTGTCGACCTTGCGGTCAAAGATGAGGGCCTGGGAATTCCGGAGGCGGAGCGACAGAGGATCTTCGAGAAATTTTTCCGCGGCAGCAGCGCAAGTGTCAAGAGGATCCGCGGCAGCGGCATCGGGCTTTCCCTTACCAAGCAGGTTGCGGAGATGCACGGCGGTGAGATCCGAGTAGAAAGCGAGGTTGGCCGCGGGAGCACCTTCACAATGAGAATCCCGATCCGCGAGGAGCCTTTGCCGGCATTGAAAGGGAAGAGTTCGAAGACGGAACTGTAG
- a CDS encoding glycosyltransferase family 2 protein, with amino-acid sequence MDSFDKAIIWAYFTILAILSFYGLHRYMLVWLFRRHRNHVPGCLERFQELPQVTVQLPFYNEMYVVKRVIDAVCAFDYPRDRLEIQLLDDSTDETRKIAREAADEWHRQGIDIHYIHRDNRSGFKAGALENGLKTAKGEFVAIFDADFVPLPDFLQKTIHYFTDPKVGLVQGRWEHINREYSFLTRAQAILLDGHFMMESNTRYLCGRFFNFNGTAGILRRQAIRDAGGWEHDTLTEDLDLSYRAQMKGWKFVFLPDLLAPAELPVEINSFKAQQCRWAKGAMQTGKKVLPRLLRSNLSPAEKLEAWYHLTGNVCYPVMLLLALLLFPALIVRFNQGYFDLLTVDLPLFALSFASVNCFYISSQKALHKDWWKRILYLPGVMALGIGMTVAVAKAVLEGAVGVKSPFVRTPKFSVEGNTRDWKKKKYRGRMGILPLVEVGFGLYFSFVNYYAWSLGIYGIIPFLFLFQFGYLYTGLGSMTQHFKHVNLPSLRLPSRFRWVPGKEELEPKPEKA; translated from the coding sequence ATGGATTCCTTCGACAAGGCCATCATCTGGGCGTATTTTACGATCCTGGCCATTCTCAGCTTCTACGGCCTGCACCGATACATGCTGGTCTGGCTCTTTCGAAGGCATCGCAACCATGTGCCAGGCTGCCTCGAGCGCTTCCAGGAGCTGCCGCAAGTTACCGTCCAACTCCCTTTTTACAACGAAATGTATGTGGTGAAGCGGGTGATCGACGCGGTGTGCGCTTTCGACTACCCCCGCGACCGGCTCGAAATCCAGCTGCTGGACGATTCTACGGATGAGACCCGGAAGATCGCGCGCGAGGCCGCCGATGAGTGGCACAGGCAAGGCATCGACATCCACTATATTCACCGGGACAACCGCTCGGGATTCAAAGCCGGCGCGCTCGAGAACGGGCTCAAAACCGCCAAGGGTGAGTTCGTAGCAATCTTCGATGCCGACTTCGTGCCCCTGCCTGATTTTCTGCAGAAAACCATTCACTATTTCACCGATCCGAAAGTCGGCCTCGTGCAGGGGCGGTGGGAGCATATCAACAGGGAATATTCATTTCTCACCCGGGCGCAGGCGATCCTTCTGGACGGCCACTTCATGATGGAAAGCAACACCCGTTATCTGTGCGGCCGCTTCTTCAACTTCAACGGCACAGCGGGAATCCTGCGCAGGCAGGCCATCCGGGATGCCGGCGGATGGGAGCACGACACTCTGACCGAGGACCTTGATTTGAGTTACCGGGCCCAGATGAAAGGCTGGAAATTCGTTTTCCTGCCGGATCTCCTGGCCCCGGCGGAACTCCCGGTCGAAATAAACTCCTTCAAGGCCCAGCAGTGCCGGTGGGCGAAGGGAGCCATGCAAACCGGCAAGAAAGTGCTGCCAAGGCTGTTGCGGAGCAATCTCAGCCCCGCGGAGAAGCTGGAGGCCTGGTATCATCTCACCGGGAATGTTTGTTATCCGGTGATGCTGTTACTTGCGCTCCTGCTTTTCCCTGCTTTGATCGTGCGCTTCAACCAAGGCTATTTCGATTTGTTGACAGTCGACTTGCCGCTGTTTGCACTCTCCTTTGCCAGCGTCAACTGTTTTTATATCTCGAGCCAGAAAGCTCTGCACAAAGACTGGTGGAAGAGAATCCTCTATCTGCCGGGTGTCATGGCGCTTGGAATCGGGATGACCGTTGCAGTGGCCAAGGCCGTACTTGAAGGAGCCGTCGGCGTAAAAAGCCCCTTCGTGCGCACGCCCAAGTTTTCCGTCGAAGGAAACACGCGGGATTGGAAGAAGAAGAAGTACCGCGGACGCATGGGCATCCTGCCTTTGGTGGAGGTCGGTTTCGGTCTCTATTTCAGTTTCGTCAACTACTACGCATGGAGCCTGGGCATCTACGGCATAATTCCATTTCTGTTCCTCTTCCAGTTCGGCTACCTCTACACCGGCCTGGGATCCATGACTCAGCATTTCAAGCACGTGAATCTGCCGTCGCTCAGGTTGCCCTCGAGATTCCGCTGGGTCCCCGGCAAAGAGGAACTGGAACCGAAGCCTGAAAAAGCCTGA
- the mprF gene encoding bifunctional lysylphosphatidylglycerol flippase/synthetase MprF has translation MPKPLAEADQEPAKPARHPLVLWLLANARWIWPLVVIAVIFMVTWSDLRTIHYRQVQHALHRIELSWLTWVWGLTIANLAVMGLYDVICLRGAQVRARERWWIGTLAFAWSNFLTLGPLAGPAIRFWLYRPFGVSFHTLRQAIVSIAVGFGGGLLFWIPFVLMPLPQTGWVSLAIRAVLVFLTAFLAGLLAGRLQLWKRFPVWIRDLDVRWPGLFMLGALDWTLAFLVFEASLHAAGIDLAAENLGRLYFLGQGLGVLSLIPGGLGSADVFWLAGLGPVVEKAAAGLLVYRLIYYVIPWSAATLLLLRRAVHGKVRWAGPARWFVSLIVLFSGGVMLISSATPDLGHRIRTLEQIVPIAILETSHVASAIFGLFLFVLARGLMKGYRFSYRTALALLLGGAVGSLLKALDYEEAIIFVLTAALLWTHAELFTLPSRKGGTAIAILTPITLAIFVFAAAGFAAYNGSQLAGASAFSFPSYFSHTFEAARFLRTLSILFLFGLLIAFYLIMRIPHRYVPPTSEVIDRALTLHQRLGKGTTALMAANADKSILFLHDTGFCLYRTVGRYMVVLADPTLEPGAERKCLGVMLQKAAELDRTLVFYQISAHWLPVLHDFGYSFFKLGEEAFVDLDQFNIQGNKGKAMRNVLNRFRNDGYTFEVLPAAKVPDYIPELKNISDAWLRSKKARERQFSIGSFDPSYLSRFPCAIVRDVAGKAVAFANVLMGPNQEEFSIDLMRYMPVCPNGVIDLLFLQLFEWGKGQGFRTFNLGMAPLATVGEVRQARLGERLANILFQHGEHWYNFRGIRLFKQKFDPRWVPRYLAYPAFWMWPQVIVNVAALIAGGWKNLIFPTERHADAENACPHPARSY, from the coding sequence GTGCCCAAGCCACTAGCGGAGGCCGACCAGGAACCGGCGAAACCGGCCAGGCACCCTCTTGTGCTCTGGCTGCTTGCGAATGCGCGCTGGATCTGGCCGCTGGTTGTGATCGCCGTGATTTTCATGGTGACGTGGTCGGATCTGCGCACCATTCATTACCGCCAGGTTCAGCATGCCCTCCATCGCATCGAGCTTTCCTGGCTGACTTGGGTCTGGGGACTCACCATTGCCAATCTCGCAGTGATGGGCCTCTATGATGTCATCTGCCTGCGCGGCGCCCAGGTGCGCGCGCGCGAGCGTTGGTGGATCGGCACGCTGGCTTTTGCCTGGAGTAATTTCCTGACCCTTGGCCCGCTCGCCGGCCCTGCCATCCGCTTCTGGCTTTATCGCCCTTTCGGTGTCAGCTTTCACACCTTGCGTCAGGCTATCGTTTCTATTGCCGTTGGCTTCGGTGGCGGCCTGCTGTTCTGGATCCCATTCGTTCTGATGCCTTTGCCGCAAACGGGATGGGTATCCCTTGCGATCAGGGCCGTGCTGGTTTTTCTGACTGCATTTCTCGCGGGTCTCCTGGCCGGGAGACTCCAACTGTGGAAGCGGTTTCCGGTCTGGATACGCGATTTGGACGTGCGCTGGCCCGGGCTGTTTATGCTGGGCGCACTCGACTGGACGCTGGCCTTCCTCGTTTTTGAAGCGAGCCTCCATGCCGCCGGGATTGACCTGGCGGCCGAAAATCTCGGACGGCTCTATTTCCTCGGTCAGGGCCTGGGGGTGCTGAGTCTGATCCCCGGGGGATTGGGGAGTGCGGACGTCTTCTGGCTGGCCGGATTGGGGCCGGTTGTCGAGAAGGCAGCGGCCGGGCTTCTCGTCTACCGCCTGATCTACTACGTGATCCCGTGGTCTGCAGCGACACTCCTGCTTCTGCGCCGCGCCGTGCACGGCAAGGTGCGCTGGGCAGGCCCAGCACGCTGGTTTGTCTCCCTGATCGTGCTTTTTTCCGGCGGCGTGATGCTGATCAGTTCGGCTACACCGGACCTCGGTCATCGTATTCGGACCCTCGAACAGATCGTTCCGATCGCGATCCTGGAGACCTCTCACGTTGCCAGCGCGATCTTCGGCCTGTTCCTTTTCGTGCTGGCGCGCGGGCTGATGAAAGGGTATCGCTTTTCCTATCGGACGGCTCTGGCTCTTCTGCTCGGAGGTGCTGTGGGCAGCCTGCTTAAGGCCCTCGACTATGAAGAGGCCATCATCTTTGTGCTCACCGCCGCTCTCCTCTGGACGCATGCCGAGCTTTTCACCCTGCCCAGTCGCAAAGGCGGGACAGCGATCGCGATACTTACTCCGATCACCCTGGCGATCTTTGTGTTCGCGGCTGCCGGGTTCGCGGCTTACAACGGAAGCCAGCTCGCGGGCGCAAGCGCGTTCAGCTTCCCCTCCTATTTTTCCCACACCTTCGAGGCCGCCCGCTTCCTGCGCACGCTGAGCATCCTGTTCCTCTTCGGGTTGCTCATCGCGTTCTACCTCATCATGAGGATCCCGCACCGCTACGTTCCACCGACGAGCGAAGTGATCGATCGTGCCCTCACCCTCCATCAGAGGCTGGGAAAGGGAACGACCGCCTTGATGGCAGCGAATGCCGACAAGTCGATTCTGTTCCTGCATGACACGGGCTTTTGCCTGTATCGCACAGTAGGACGGTACATGGTGGTTCTCGCGGACCCCACCCTCGAGCCGGGAGCGGAAAGGAAATGCCTGGGTGTGATGCTCCAAAAGGCAGCGGAGCTGGACAGGACGCTTGTCTTTTATCAGATCTCCGCGCATTGGCTGCCGGTGTTGCACGATTTCGGCTACTCCTTTTTCAAGCTGGGCGAAGAGGCGTTTGTGGACCTGGACCAGTTCAATATCCAGGGAAACAAGGGCAAAGCCATGCGCAACGTGCTAAACCGCTTTCGCAACGATGGATACACGTTCGAGGTCCTGCCCGCCGCCAAAGTCCCGGACTACATCCCGGAGCTGAAAAATATTTCCGATGCCTGGCTGCGCAGCAAGAAAGCACGGGAAAGGCAGTTCTCGATCGGCTCTTTCGACCCCAGCTATCTCTCGCGCTTTCCGTGTGCGATCGTCAGGGATGTGGCGGGAAAAGCGGTGGCATTCGCCAACGTGTTGATGGGCCCGAACCAGGAGGAATTCTCCATCGATCTGATGCGCTATATGCCCGTTTGCCCGAACGGCGTGATAGATCTTCTCTTTCTCCAGCTGTTTGAATGGGGCAAGGGGCAGGGGTTCCGAACCTTCAACCTCGGCATGGCGCCTTTGGCCACAGTGGGCGAGGTCCGGCAGGCGCGTCTGGGTGAGCGGCTGGCGAACATTCTGTTTCAGCATGGCGAGCACTGGTACAATTTCAGAGGCATCCGGCTTTTCAAGCAAAAATTCGATCCCCGGTGGGTGCCTCGCTATCTGGCCTATCCGGCATTCTGGATGTGGCCGCAGGTAATCGTAAACGTGGCGGCATTAATTGCCGGAGGCTGGAAGAACCTGATCTTTCCGACCGAAAGGCATGCCGACGCAGAAAATGCATGCCCCCATCCAGCACGCAGCTATTGA
- a CDS encoding nucleotidyltransferase family protein, which produces MKIITPVVLAAGDSSRMGYPKALLPLGDDTFLTRILKTLDALELPAARVVLGIHEFRIQPLLISRKVRVLTNPNPERGQVSSLRLALEDLDPDCGGCLIWPVDQPLVSIELVRNLIQLFQGSSAPLAMPRCEGKAGHPAIFGPMLIEELLSAPPDGSPKLIVARHKSQAAWLETSEKGSVEDVDTPEDYFRLTGETPASALAKRGHSDFPVLP; this is translated from the coding sequence ATGAAAATTATCACGCCCGTGGTCCTTGCCGCCGGTGATTCATCGAGGATGGGTTATCCCAAGGCACTCCTCCCATTGGGGGATGACACTTTCCTGACACGCATCCTGAAGACCTTGGATGCGTTAGAGCTGCCCGCCGCGCGCGTGGTCCTGGGAATTCACGAGTTCCGCATCCAGCCCTTGCTGATTTCCCGCAAAGTGCGAGTGTTGACCAATCCCAATCCTGAACGCGGCCAGGTTTCATCCCTGAGGCTGGCGTTGGAGGACCTGGATCCGGATTGTGGAGGTTGCTTGATCTGGCCTGTCGACCAGCCGCTCGTTTCGATTGAGTTGGTCCGCAACCTGATCCAACTCTTCCAGGGCTCCTCAGCTCCGCTTGCCATGCCACGCTGCGAGGGGAAAGCGGGTCATCCGGCGATCTTCGGGCCGATGCTGATCGAGGAGTTGCTGTCTGCGCCTCCCGACGGGAGCCCTAAACTCATTGTCGCCCGCCACAAGAGTCAGGCAGCATGGCTTGAGACTTCTGAAAAGGGTTCAGTCGAAGACGTCGACACTCCGGAGGACTACTTCAGATTGACGGGGGAAACGCCGGCATCAGCGCTGGCAAAAAGGGGACATTCCGATTTTCCAGTTCTCCCTTGA
- a CDS encoding tetratricopeptide repeat protein, producing MMFLLDILKTLAFRSRSLRALGARRASITALISLAVGFLAFILVRNNATLNVVPYIHPQPGFLESFLESHLLQMLLFLSLVYVPVIIVLSNAFAGDGLGFSMSRAEYRTHLSALFPLWGVLFLIGAPLVPYFLDLGFLVISAGEFWLFLTLVVYTVWAVKELDYIPTALALGVFILSLVTLPVLFVLTNFLFALPFFVVLPVLYVFLQRLRELVATKTLLRGFRQHLRTLTLNPRDADAHYQLGLLHFQGGHLETARGYFEQALAIDLQDPDYHYYMGRIFESREDWPKAAAEYEETYRLNPEYGLGDIFREVGKGYLHTDRAEKAIEFLRFFLERRGSDPQGRYWLAVALQRTGNAGEMRAQLNTILDQARSNPRFFRREHREWIYRARILLRGTAN from the coding sequence ATGATGTTCCTACTCGACATTCTGAAAACGCTCGCTTTTCGCTCCCGCTCGCTGAGAGCGCTCGGCGCGCGGCGCGCATCCATCACCGCTCTGATCTCCCTTGCGGTGGGATTTCTGGCATTTATCCTGGTACGGAACAACGCGACCTTGAATGTAGTTCCCTATATCCATCCACAACCGGGCTTCCTCGAGTCATTCCTGGAAAGCCACCTGTTGCAGATGCTCCTGTTCCTTTCGCTGGTCTATGTTCCTGTGATCATCGTGTTGAGCAATGCGTTCGCCGGCGACGGCCTGGGATTTTCCATGTCGCGCGCCGAGTATAGGACGCATCTTTCTGCTTTGTTCCCACTCTGGGGGGTATTGTTTCTGATCGGTGCACCGCTCGTGCCTTATTTTCTGGATCTGGGATTTCTGGTAATCAGTGCGGGCGAGTTCTGGCTCTTTCTGACCTTGGTTGTCTATACGGTCTGGGCCGTCAAGGAGCTGGATTACATCCCGACGGCGTTGGCCCTCGGCGTCTTCATCCTGTCCCTGGTCACCCTTCCCGTCCTCTTTGTGCTGACCAACTTTCTGTTTGCCCTCCCCTTCTTTGTGGTGCTCCCCGTCCTGTATGTGTTCCTCCAGCGCCTGCGCGAACTGGTCGCGACGAAAACATTATTGCGCGGTTTTCGGCAGCACCTGCGAACGCTGACGCTCAACCCTCGTGATGCCGACGCGCATTATCAACTCGGTTTGCTTCACTTCCAGGGTGGACACCTGGAAACTGCACGGGGCTACTTCGAGCAGGCGCTTGCGATCGACCTCCAGGATCCCGACTATCACTACTACATGGGACGTATCTTCGAAAGCCGGGAGGATTGGCCCAAAGCGGCGGCCGAGTACGAGGAGACTTATCGGCTGAATCCTGAGTACGGGTTGGGCGACATTTTCCGCGAAGTGGGCAAGGGATACCTGCACACCGACAGAGCGGAAAAGGCGATCGAGTTTCTCAGGTTTTTTCTTGAGCGCCGCGGCTCCGATCCCCAGGGAAGGTATTGGCTGGCCGTAGCGCTGCAGAGAACCGGCAATGCGGGGGAGATGCGCGCACAACTGAACACCATCCTGGATCAGGCACGCTCCAATCCCCGTTTTTTCCGCAGAGAGCACAGAGAATGGATCTACCGGGCCCGCATCCTCCTGCGGGGCACCGCGAACTGA
- a CDS encoding response regulator transcription factor, translating into MQRILVVEDEPEMARGLKDILEFEGYQATIAASGKEGLQMVVREAPDCIILDLMLPDLSGYQVCGQIRRQKINTPIIMLTAKAQDYDKIRGLEAGADDYLTKPFSVGELLARVMALLRRSSGYTKDVDVIQVGSSLVDVKHFTVQRGKKEHSLSHYEVELFKLLHANANQPVTRDEILNKVWGTLNYPTNRTVDNFIVKLRKKIEEDYRNPKHILTIYGVGYKLSP; encoded by the coding sequence ATGCAGAGAATTCTCGTTGTTGAAGATGAACCGGAGATGGCCCGCGGGCTAAAGGACATTCTCGAATTTGAAGGCTACCAGGCGACCATTGCGGCCAGCGGCAAGGAAGGCCTCCAAATGGTGGTGCGGGAGGCTCCTGACTGCATTATCCTTGACCTCATGTTGCCCGATCTCAGCGGCTATCAGGTGTGCGGGCAGATCCGTCGGCAGAAAATCAACACGCCCATCATCATGCTTACCGCGAAGGCGCAGGACTACGATAAGATAAGGGGGCTGGAGGCGGGTGCCGACGACTACCTGACCAAGCCCTTCAGCGTCGGCGAACTGCTGGCGCGCGTGATGGCCCTGCTGCGCCGGAGCAGCGGGTACACCAAGGATGTCGATGTCATCCAGGTCGGCTCCAGTCTCGTCGATGTGAAGCATTTTACCGTTCAGCGAGGCAAAAAAGAGCATTCGCTGTCACATTACGAAGTCGAGCTCTTCAAGCTCCTGCATGCAAACGCCAACCAGCCGGTCACGCGGGATGAAATCCTCAACAAGGTCTGGGGAACCCTGAACTATCCCACCAACCGGACGGTGGATAACTTCATTGTGAAGCTCAGAAAGAAGATCGAAGAAGATTACCGGAATCCCAAGCACATCCTGACCATTTACGGTGTCGGCTACAAGCTCAGCCCATGA
- a CDS encoding diguanylate cyclase produces the protein MNARTLNDQSRRKVSSTEAPLTLAAAAALATSIHGSLNLGEILRACLHALQGHLPLERLSLVHHRTNDSTATLYALDQGEGAPLVGPRVIVLENSRLRQCIVDHEPRVIEFGTGVAQDAIEQRHLLQQDTGTVIYSPLVLKDKFKGVLILALQRGSRLTAVHMSLLSYTTAHLALAVENSDMHYLECRRGRQLSMVSEIAKQAVMVEDLADFLASASTLIRLSFDYVRVQIWTAGPAPDGLTIAAQACRLGAAAESNLPAMVEECARQNSILCNNNLPVSAGPEAGSELAVPIRLRGKLLGILFLESNRLDAFPSEDLDTMEAIASLMASAYDNLRALEHAQESNEYMQAILESAKHLAVLSTDTLGFVMTSSIGSETIFRLSQKQIVGEDILTLFTDSRFRRELSAYIANPTISTLERIKLAQQGAEVVSYLDVSLQRVYDPAKRPVGFLCIVQDVTENVLLERMLESLSITDELTGLYNRRQFFAAITAEMERCHRFQRSISLCFFDLDRFKQFNDTHGHLRGDQALKETAELILSLVRSKVDTCYRYGGDEFTIIMPETTLDNARVVAERIRESVGRHFQHEITVSIGITSSADAAEAEDLVERADRAMYGAKSLGGNCTIINDE, from the coding sequence ATGAACGCCCGGACGCTGAACGATCAAAGCCGGCGCAAGGTCTCATCGACCGAAGCTCCGCTCACTCTCGCCGCCGCGGCTGCACTTGCGACATCCATCCATGGGTCTCTCAATCTCGGCGAAATCCTCCGCGCCTGCCTCCATGCGCTGCAGGGGCATCTCCCGTTGGAGCGCCTGAGCCTCGTCCACCATCGAACCAACGACTCGACCGCCACGCTGTACGCCCTCGATCAGGGCGAAGGCGCACCCCTGGTCGGACCACGAGTGATCGTCCTCGAGAACTCGCGCCTGCGGCAATGCATCGTCGACCACGAGCCGCGCGTCATTGAGTTCGGCACCGGCGTCGCGCAGGATGCCATCGAGCAGCGGCACCTGCTGCAGCAGGACACCGGCACCGTCATCTATTCGCCCCTGGTGCTGAAAGACAAATTCAAAGGGGTGTTGATCCTGGCACTGCAGCGAGGAAGCCGTCTGACAGCGGTGCACATGAGCCTGCTCTCTTATACGACCGCCCATCTGGCGCTGGCGGTTGAAAACTCCGACATGCATTACCTGGAATGCCGTCGCGGCCGGCAGCTTTCGATGGTGAGCGAGATTGCCAAACAGGCCGTGATGGTTGAGGATTTAGCGGACTTCCTCGCCTCTGCTTCCACACTGATCCGGCTCAGCTTCGATTATGTGCGGGTGCAGATATGGACCGCCGGTCCGGCGCCGGATGGGCTGACGATTGCCGCACAGGCCTGCAGGCTGGGGGCTGCAGCGGAGTCTAATTTGCCGGCGATGGTTGAAGAGTGCGCGCGCCAAAACAGCATCTTGTGCAATAACAACCTCCCCGTCTCAGCGGGCCCAGAGGCCGGTTCCGAACTCGCCGTCCCGATCCGCCTGCGCGGGAAGCTGCTCGGAATCCTCTTTCTGGAGAGCAACCGGCTGGACGCTTTCCCCTCCGAGGACCTCGACACGATGGAGGCCATCGCCTCCCTCATGGCTTCGGCCTACGACAACCTGCGTGCTCTGGAGCACGCACAGGAGTCCAACGAATACATGCAGGCCATTCTCGAATCCGCCAAGCATCTGGCGGTTCTTTCCACCGACACCCTCGGCTTCGTCATGACCAGCAGCATCGGATCCGAGACTATTTTCCGGCTGTCCCAGAAACAGATTGTCGGCGAGGACATCCTCACCCTGTTCACCGATTCCCGCTTCCGCCGCGAGTTGTCCGCATACATCGCCAATCCCACGATTTCGACCCTTGAGCGTATCAAGCTCGCGCAGCAGGGCGCCGAAGTCGTTTCTTACCTCGACGTTTCGTTACAGCGCGTCTACGACCCTGCCAAAAGACCGGTAGGATTCCTCTGCATCGTCCAGGATGTAACCGAAAATGTGCTGCTGGAACGTATGCTCGAATCTCTCTCGATTACCGACGAACTGACCGGTCTTTACAACCGCCGGCAGTTCTTCGCCGCCATTACGGCCGAGATGGAGCGTTGCCATCGTTTTCAGCGCAGCATCTCCCTGTGCTTTTTCGACCTGGACCGCTTCAAGCAGTTCAACGACACTCACGGCCACCTCAGGGGAGATCAGGCGCTGAAGGAGACGGCCGAGCTGATCCTGAGCCTGGTGCGTTCCAAGGTGGATACCTGCTACCGCTACGGCGGGGACGAGTTCACGATCATAATGCCTGAAACCACCCTTGACAATGCCCGGGTCGTCGCCGAACGCATTCGTGAGAGCGTGGGGCGCCATTTCCAGCACGAGATTACGGTGAGCATCGGCATCACATCGTCCGCGGATGCTGCGGAAGCAGAGGATCTGGTCGAAAGGGCGGATCGCGCGATGTACGGCGCGAAATCGCTCGGCGGCAATTGCACAATTATCAATGATGAATGA